In the Sandaracinus amylolyticus genome, CACGGTGGGCGCGGTGCTCTTCGGGCTCGCGGGCAAGAGCCCCGAGCTCGCGGTGCCGCTCGTCGGGCGCGCCTACGAGCTCGTGCGCGCCCACGGCGTGGTGCGGATCCTCGAGCACGGCCCGGGTCGCGCGGTCTTTTCGTACCGCGACTTCTGGGACTGGCCCGACGCATGGCACCTCGGTGTGCTCGAGGGTGCGCTGCGCGTGTTCCGACTGCGCGGCGACGTGCGCGTCCGCGTGCACGGCGAGCGCGACGCGGATCTCGAGCTGCGTTGGCGGTAGACCGAGCGCGCTTCGCGAGGGTCCGTCTGCTACCCTCGCCCGGCGTGAGCGATCCGCCGTCCGTACCGCCGCGTTCGATCACGCCGCAGGCCTCCGCGGATGCTCCTTCCGCGACCGGCCGCGGCCCGCTCGCCGAGGTCTACGCGCGCGAGCACAAGGCCACGCGGCTCCTCGCGATGTCGCTCGACGCGCCGGTCTCGCCGTCGATCTCGCTGCGCGCGCTGGAGCACGGCACCGATGCGCGCGAGCACGGCTACGGCTGGGGCTTCGCGTGGTACCCCGAGGCCGGTCCCGCCGCGCTGGTCATCAAGGACCCGACGTCGATCGGCGAGAACCCGATGACGAAGCTCCTGCGCGACTGGGAGCGCTTCCAGTCGACGGTCTTCGTCTGCCACCTGCGCGGCGCCGCGCGCACGCTGAGCGAGCAGGACACGCACCCGTTCGCGCACAACTGGGCGGGGCGCTCGTTCGTGCTCGCGCACAACGGCGATCTCTTCGGCGACCTCGAGGTGCAGCTCCCGCTCGAGCCCTCGAGCGCGTTCGCGCCGATGGGACGCACCGACAGCGAGCGCGCGTTCTGCTGGCTGCTCGAGCGCATGCGCACCTGCGGCGCGAAGCGTCTCGCGGAGATCGGGTGGGAGCGCCTGCACGAGTGGTTCCGCGAGCTCGACGCGCTCGGCACCGCGAATTTCCTGTTCACCGACGGCATCGACGTCGCCGTCTATCGCGACGCCGAGGGCTACAACACGCTCTACTCGCTGCGCCTCGCGCCGCCCCACGCGTCGACGATCTGGCGCACGCCCGACATCGACGTCGACCTCACCGACGCCGAGGATCGCAACCGCACCGCGGTGCTGTTCTCCACGATCCCGCTCTCGCCCAAGCCCCAGCCGGTGCCCGCGGCCGCGAAGACCCCGACGCCGGTCCCGCCGAGCCCGCAGTGGGTCGCGATGACCGAGGGGCAGATGCTCGTCGCGCGTCGCGGCTCGATCATCTTCGACTCGCACGCCGGGCCCAGCGCTGCGCGCCGCATCGTCGCGCCGCCGCCGGTCGGGCTCGATGCGGGAGAGCGCGTCTCGCGTGCGCCCGAGGCCCCCGCGATCGTCATCACGCCCGAGAAGAAGGGCCGCGTGATGACGGTGCTGCACGAGACGATCTACCGCTACGAAGAAGCGGTCGAGCGCAGCAAGCACCTCTTCCGCCTGCAGCCCTGCCACGACCTCGGGCAGGAGCTGATCGAGTACTCGCTCGAGCTCAACGCGGGCGGCCTGCGGCGCGCGTACGACGACGTGTTCGGCAACCAGGTCGTGCGCGCCGAGATCGAGCAGCCCTACGAAGAGCTGCGCATCACCTCGCGCTCGAAGGTGCGCATCCTCCACGAGCCCTCGGCGGATCTCGATGCGCCCGAGCGTCGCGTGACGATCCCGCTCGTGTGGATGCCCTGGCAGCGTCAGATGATGACGCCCTACCTGCTGCCGCCCGAGCTCCCCGAGACGCAGCTGCAGGAGCTCGTCGAGTTCGCGATGAGCTTCGTCGAGCGCCAGGACGGCGATCTCGCGCAGACGCTGCTCGACATGAACACGTCGATCTACCGCGACTTCAAGTACGTCTCGGGGTCGACCACGCTCGCGACGACCGCGTACGACGTCTACTGCTCGCGCACCGGCGTCTGTCAGGACTTCGCGAACCTGCTGAT is a window encoding:
- a CDS encoding class II glutamine amidotransferase; this encodes MSDPPSVPPRSITPQASADAPSATGRGPLAEVYAREHKATRLLAMSLDAPVSPSISLRALEHGTDAREHGYGWGFAWYPEAGPAALVIKDPTSIGENPMTKLLRDWERFQSTVFVCHLRGAARTLSEQDTHPFAHNWAGRSFVLAHNGDLFGDLEVQLPLEPSSAFAPMGRTDSERAFCWLLERMRTCGAKRLAEIGWERLHEWFRELDALGTANFLFTDGIDVAVYRDAEGYNTLYSLRLAPPHASTIWRTPDIDVDLTDAEDRNRTAVLFSTIPLSPKPQPVPAAAKTPTPVPPSPQWVAMTEGQMLVARRGSIIFDSHAGPSAARRIVAPPPVGLDAGERVSRAPEAPAIVITPEKKGRVMTVLHETIYRYEEAVERSKHLFRLQPCHDLGQELIEYSLELNAGGLRRAYDDVFGNQVVRAEIEQPYEELRITSRSKVRILHEPSADLDAPERRVTIPLVWMPWQRQMMTPYLLPPELPETQLQELVEFAMSFVERQDGDLAQTLLDMNTSIYRDFKYVSGSTTLATTAYDVYCSRTGVCQDFANLLICLARLLGIPARYRVGYIFTGGAGRYENTQQSDASHAWAELYLPWAGWTGFDPTNGVLAGRDHVRVACGRNYRDATPTSGTLYKGGGGETLEVAVKVEEVEP